In Trichomycterus rosablanca isolate fTriRos1 chromosome 2, fTriRos1.hap1, whole genome shotgun sequence, the genomic window GGGATGGGTGTCAGATATTAAAGCATGATTCCACCATATGCTTTTTACTTTTCACTTCACAaagtccatttacatttacattttcggcatttagcaggtgcttttatccagtatattgtgacagtatattgtctaagcaattgagggttaagggcccaacagtggcaacctggcagtggtggctcttgaaccagcgacctttggattagtacctaaaccactaggctacacctgcccagTCTAATAGCAGTGTACTTTATTCCAATAGCAGTGTACTTTATTCCACCTAAAGCTTGTTATGCATATGGTGATCTGACGCTTAGTCTTGTATGTAACTCAGAAATAAACCTCCAATTTATGATGCTTTTagcaaaatgtgtgtgtttccaaAAACTGTTTGACAAAAAGCGCTGTAACTAAGTAGAGAAGTTTAGCTCCTGTTTTGTAAGCTACTGAGGCCAGAAACTTTGTGACATTGAAACTTAAATGTTGTCAAGGTGGCATTCTGTGACAGTTGCACATTCTTTAGTATGACCCAATGTACTGCCAGTATTTGTCTTGGTTACAAGATTATGCATTATTTTATGCACTGGTTATCAATGGGTGTCGCTGAAATAGCTAAACACAGTAATTGAAAGAGTGTTCACATATtatttggccatgtagtgtaaagACAAGgctttttgtttctttatgcACAAAGACACATTGTAAATTAATTAAGCTGTGAATTATACCAATTATTTCACAACTTATTGAAGGCTTTGTTTGTGTGATAAACTACAGTGTGTGTTGTAATTTTTGTAAAACTGATGTCTTGCCAGATGAACTCCCAATTAACAATGGACTCCAGCATGCCTGGAATTCCTGGGCCCACTCACTCTGGATCATGCCTAACACTTCAGGTAATGCATTTTACATTCCTTTTAACATCACACCTATGTAGACTGTttgatagatggacagacagatgcaGGATACTTAATCAAGGTGAATCCTTATTGTGGCAGGTGAAAAATACTAACTGGCCAAAATAAAAACtggccaaaataaaaacaactaaaaacAAAAGACAACCAAACTGAAATCTGTAGCCCAAAGCAGAGAGAACATTAAAATGTATAGGCAAGTACGTTAGTAGGAGTAAAGAACTGCAGGGGTGCCCCACAAGTGCATCAATGATAAGTCCCAAGTGAAAATGCaagaccacacagaaaggagaaaaGGATGGATAAGACAGAAAAAGATTGAAAATTTGGTGCCACCAGTGCCTACTCGATCCACCGGCAACTGGGAATCTTTGCTCATGTCCAAGGCAGTGTCCTCTTGACAGCAAAATTCAAAAGGTAATGAACTGTTGGCTGACTTCCTTGGAGAAGTTTTAAAGAATGCCGGCAAAAGAgttggtgaaaaaaaaaaagctgggcAAAGACAAGCCTAGCGACTGAGCCTCAGAAAAGTTCAAGGACACAAATAATGAGCGTAATGAGGTGCATGGACTACTGTTTGAAGAACCAGCACTGTCAGTCATCTGCGCCTCTATGCCTTCTGAAACCCATAATGGAATAACAGGTGGGCATGACACTGTTATCCATGCCCCTGCTGCTCTATACAGCAGGTGGGCCAGTTACAACCTAATGATCAATTCATTTCATAAATGCATAAAAGACTAATGAAACAAAGTTTtgttgtataactacaatgacaataaagtcttatctaatttaatctaatggatttttaacattaaataacatgaagtactatgaaagcacttctgtaagtcgctctggataagagcgtctgctaaatgccgaaattgtaaatgtaaatgtgacatCTACATATAGacacatgacaaataaatgtcagcattttagtttagctttaggaATCTGCTGGGCTATCACAAGCCCCCACAGCTTCAATGCACCTTGGTATAGATTGATGTAGACAAAACATTTATCCATAAATGGTCAAATGGGTTAAGATCTGAAAGGATGGTATATAATTGTTATGCTTGAATCAGAATCAAACTATTCCGTGACAGATGACCTTTAGTTTTGGGTGTTGTCCTACTGGAAGAGACCACTCCCATCATACTAGAAATAttctttaaaattaataaagtgAGTCAGAATAACATCATATTGATTTGAAGTGACCCTTCAATTTAAGGGCACAAGTGGACCCAAACACTTTATTATACCTGCCTGAAAGTATAGCATCTGTTATGTTTGTTTCCTCACTTAGTTATCTAatatttcctttaatttgtcacccaTTTTTATGTTACAAAGCTAGCTCACTAAAACTTaagtttttaaaaatctactgaCATCTGAGgtaaaatacagtacaagcatATAGTTAAGCAATTGAGTTAAGAGTTTTACTTAATGGCCCATCAGTCCTTGGTTTTgacctcacagctcaaagagaAGTACTACAAAACCAATCTaccacagactaaacagacttataaataaacaaagcttCATCTCCAGACAGCATGGCTACCTTGTAGAGCTGAGACTGAGCAGTACCTTAATTACCACTATAATGAAAtgaacacacacttatacatataaacataaatcCTGCATGTCATTTTCTGTGAGCTGAGCTGCTGGAATGTCATACTCTTAATCTGGTTATCATCTCACTGACTGACTGTCAAACTTTGTGTgccctgtctgtgtgtgtgtgtgtgtgtgtgtgtgtgtgtgtgtgctgtcacAGAGATTTCAGCCATCACAGACGTAAAACCAGTGATGTATGAAGTACCCAACACTCATACTTAAAAGtcttaatgcttttttttatttatactaaaCGATTTAAGTAAAGTCTAAAGAAACTTATGGAGTATCTTATATTACTCattcttaagtattaaaagtattaaaataatctaataTTGTAAAAGCAGTAGATCTAATTACAATAGTAGAAAAACAAAACCATTTTTAAAACACAgtaattttattttcaattcagGATAAAGATACAGTAAATTATCTGCTAAACCATTTTTTTCATTACCTGGTGGCTGGGTACATTACTGTACTATGGGAAAATTGTAAAGAGTGATAGTTTATAGACAAAAGACAACCTATACTACTACACAATCTGTCTGCTAGGAATTaaatatgcatttaaaaaaacaacatgtaTGATctataacactttattaatcaaATTAAACTAATTACAAGTTTGATGTAACTGACCAAGCAGTGCCGCTGATACAAATGATGGGGCAGAGATGACAGATGTGTaaccaatatttaaaaaattattttggtGTTATGTGATtgtcggtggctcggtgggtagcactgttgcctcacagcaagaaggtcctgtgttcgatccccaggcggggcggtccggtccgggtcctttctgtgctgactttgcatgttctcctccgggaactctggtttcctctcaaagtccaaaaacattcagtcaggttaattggagacactgaattgccctataggtgaatgggtgtgtgtatgtgtgtgtacgtgtgtctgccctgcgatgaactggtgTTATCACTGtgtcactgtgtgccttgcgtccattgaaaagctaggataggctccagtaacccccccacgaccctaattggataagcggttaagaaagtgaccGCAATGACACAGAGTAGTAAATGTCATAAAACATAAGAGTTTTTATTACTACAAAAGGCTAATAGACTGTAACTGTGTTTCTGTAACTGTAGTAAAAAACTGCTTAATAATAAGACATATTTTTTTAGGAAAATAAAGCTGCTTCTATCTGCAGTCAGACCACAATGACACAGAAAATAGTCAAATATAACTACTACAACATACAATGTATAACTATGACTAGTTAGACTAGCTATGACATTAATAGTTTGttaaacattgaaataattTGTTCTAATAATATTCAATccgtagaaaaaaaaaaagcataataagaatttatttttGTCCCTGCTTTCCTTCAGGCTATCCAAAATCCAAAATGAAGTAGGATTTTACCTTTACTACTGAAATTAGAATATAACAGAATTTAAAATGTGGCAAGTAAAATAATATAGGTAGTTTTGCaaaggtttatttttatttttcatactttatttttaaagcatgtGTGAGACAGcagtcaaatcaaatcaaggtttatttgtcacatacatagtcatacacagtacaactggcagtgaaatgctttagtgactgcttgGCCACATTAGCTACAAAATAGACAAAgtagacaaaaatatatatttatacaaaaatagaaaagttttaaaatttaaaagtgAACCAAGTGTGCAAAAGTGACAACGGTTGTGCAAgaactgaacataatactgaaTCTATATTGTGCAACATGATGCAATGAGTTGTAAATattgtacacaaacacaaatctatatacatatacacatatatatatatacatatacataacacctgtatacatgcatatacatatcgcacatacacatactgtatatctacagtatatatactctcacacacacacacacacatatatatatatacagtatatatatatatatatataaatttagaTTTGTGTAAATTAGTCCTTATTGCTATTTTGGTTGAGGACCCGAATAGCTTGTGGGGAAAATGCTCCTTCTCATCCTCTCTGTTTTGGCTTTCAGTCACTTCACTCTCTGTActcagtctgtgtgtgagtttgagccaaatttaatttgtaataaacttgtacaaccccaattccaatgaagtaaaacataaataacaacagaatacgatgatttgcaaatccttttcaacccatattcaattgaatacactacaaagacaagatgtttaatgttcaaacggataaactttattgtttttttgcaaatattcactcattttgaatttgatgcctacaacacgttccaaaaaagttgggacaggggcaacaaaagactgggaaagttgaggaatgctcaaaaaacacctgtttggaacattccacaggtgaacaggttaattggaaacaggtgagtgtcatgattgggtataaagggagcatccccGAAAGGCTCAGTTGGATGGGgcgaggttcaccactttgtgaacaactgcgtgagcaaatagtccaacagtttaagaacaatgtTTCTAAAtgtgcaattgcaaggaatttagggatttcttcatttacagtccataatatcatcaaaagattcagagaatctggagaaatctgtgcaagtaagcggcaaggccgaaaaccaacattgaatgcccgtgaccttcgatccctcaggcggcactgcattaaaaaccgacatcattctgtaacggatattaccacatgggctcaggaacacttcagaaaaccattgtcagtgaacacagtttgtcgctccatctacaagtgcaagttaaaactctaccatgcaaagcgaaagccatatatcaacaacacccagaaacgccgccggcttctctgggcccaagctcatctgagatggactgacgcaaagtggaaaagtgtcctgtggtctgacgagtccacatttcaaattgtttttggaaatcatggacgttgtgtcctccgggccaaagaggaaaaggactgtccggattgttatcagcgcaaagttcaaaagccagcatctctgatagtatgggggtgtgttagtgcccatggcatgggtaacttgcacatctgtgaaggcaccattaatgctgaagggtacatacaggttttggagcaacatatgctgccatccaagcaacgtctttttcagggacgtccctgcttatttcagcaagacaatgccaagccacattctgcacgtgttacatcagcgtggcttcgtagtaaaagagtgcgggtaccaacttttttgtaatgtgttgtaggcatcaaattcaaaatgagtgaatatttgcaaaaaacaataaagtttatccgtttgaacattaaatatcttgtctttgtagtgtattcaattgaatatgggttgaaaaggatttgcaaatcatcgtgttctgtttttatttatgttttacacaacgtcccaacttcattggaattggggtggTAATAAACTTTTGAAGTTGGTTTTGTTCTCAGTGACTGGAATTGGACGCTCGACCCCCAGGTTGCAGCAAAGCTTTGTTTTAAGCTCACCTATTATCAGACATGCTGTCTGGAAATGTATGAAAAGCTAATATAGTTTGTGTAAACCACTTATGTCACCATCCAcatatttctcttttttaataatagattttactgtttttttaagcATCATACTCAGCCATCCAGCCGTACACATGACTTGCATGACTGGCAGGAGTGCAGTATTTTCAGAATCAACAAACACATCAAAGCAAATTTTGGTTTCAATGGCAACCACCTGTCTGACTCAGTGATTTGTGATCGGTTCAACTGAGGAACCATGGAAAATCTGACTGGATGGTTAAACAGTTAATCATACCATTTGTTAATAAAGATAATATCAGTGCTTACCTATTAGGCAGTTCATCAAATGTCTTTGACAGATGGATTTTGACAGATGGATTATTTAGTGCAGTGGTACAGTTCCTACAAAGAGGTTGTGTGGTTGTTTACCATATCTTTACTTTGTAGTGACCGACtgtttacaataaaaataatattgatatagtccaaagctctagattgtttttacaaaaatacatgaaatattaaaagacaaaaaaatattatttagggAGCTAGTTTCTAATATTACATTTCTTACCTATATTAGCAACcatatttatacactgatcagccataacattaaaaccacctccttgtttctacactcactgtccattttatcagctccacttaccatatagaagcactttgtagttctacaattactgactgtagtccttctgtttctgttcttcaatggtcaggacccccacaggaccaccacagagcaggtgttattggTGGATGAtcctcagtactgcagtgacaatgacatggtggtggtgtggtagtgtgttgtgctggtataagtggatcagacacagcagcactgctggagtttttaaataccgtgtccactcactgtcaattctATTGGACATTCCttcccagttggtccaccttgtagacgtaaagtcagagatgatcgctcatctattgctgctgtttgagttggtcatcttctagaccttcatcagtggtcacaggacgctgcccacggggcgctgttggctggatatttttagttggtggactgttctcagtccagcagtgacagtgaggtgtttagcagcatttctgtgtcttccactcataccaccacctaaataatacctgctctgtggtggtcctgggagagtcctgaccattgaagaacaccatgaaaggagctaacaaagcatgcagagaaacagatggactacagacagtaattgtagaactacaaagtgcctttatatggtaagtggagctgataaaatggacagtgagtgtagaaacaaggaggtggttttaatgttatggctaatcagtgtgtgTCTGATGCATTTGTAAACAAAGTAAGCTAGGGGGCACTCATTTCTAACTTTATGTATACAAATACCAGCCAGCAAAAGTAATCAAGAACAATGTAAAATCAATGTGATTTActatttgctgtattttattttattgctattttacaatcatttttgttgtttgtgatGAATGAAAACGTCTTGTCATTACTGCTGTTTATTCTtgcatctattcattcattttcactaactgctTCATTTTGGTTAAGGTAGCATGGCAGGAATACACCTCAAATTAGATGCCAATTTATTGCAAGGCATTACTCGCACCAATTTAGATTAACAAATTAACTGTATTCATGGTTTTTTGCTAACAAAGAGGGGACATGTAAATCTTGGACTGCAATCGGAGATGAGGATCAGACTAATGTTGCTATGTGGCACCCACTGTGCTAGCGGTGCCATTGTGCCACAAACCTTTTATGATATATAAATTATTCCATACCATAGTGTAGTTTGTCTTATACTATATACCAGTTCACATCTTTAtaccattaataaataaataaaaacatgagagCTGTGCCAattatctgtttttatttactcaaTTTCTTAGAGGTTAAAGGTCATGCCATGTCAGACACACCCAGTGGTTTCCAGTGGGAACTCAAATGCCATGGATCACATGACAGAGATGATGTCAGCACCAGCTCCACAACATTCAAGAGGGGTGTTACCGTTGACACATATGTCATCTCCTCCTCATCATTCGTATCAGCAACAATGTCCTGGCCAATCACAGCAAAGGCatgcacatcatcatcatcatcatcatcaaagtCCTGAGCATCATTCGCATAGCTGTGCCCACCATTCTCCCCCTGCACACCAACACCCAGGCCCTGCCAATCCACCTGCCAGCCACATGGCACATCACCCAAGTCCTTCACAGGTAGCTGGTCTAGCTGGTATAGTTGCTGTTTTGGTATTTGATCATACCAAATCTAATACTCTAGTCTAATACTATTTTAGTTTAAAGATTTCCTTTCTTGTTTTTAGATTTCTCCAGTTCCTAAAAACACAGCGTGTGTACATTCTCCTCCCCAGTCAAGTGGGGGAAAACGCAGGAGGACAGCGGATGATGATCCAGATGAGCGCAGGCGGAAGTTTCTGGAAAGAAATAGGGCAGCCGCCACTCGCTGCAGACAGAAGAGAAAAGTCTGGGTGACATCACTGGAAAAGAAAGCAGaggaactcacacacacaaacctgcaGTTACAAGTAAAGAAACATTCGTACTATATACCATTCACTGACTAGAATGATCTTTCTGTAGTCTTGTGTTTTAGTGAGGGAGCTTCAGAAATATTCACACCCTTGGTAAAAATGAAAAGGTTATGAAATATGGTTTTCAAATATTAGGTTTTTATAATACGAAAGAAATCTAACATTGAATTAAGGGTAATTTACTTAAATTAAGGCCTCTTTAGAGTTCCTAAACATTaaactaaaattaaaaaagtaatacaGAAATGCAAGCATGTGATCAGGTGACCACTGGtgtgggtccaattcattgggtgaaaggtacatcaatatacacagatcaggcataacattatgcccaccttcctaatattgtgttggtcacccttttgctgccaaaacagccctgacccattgaggcatggattccactagacccctgaagttgtgctgtggtatccgtaccatttttgctttgtggcagggtgcattatcctgctgaaagaggccacagccaccagggaatactgtttctatgaaagagtgtacatggtctgcaacaatgcctaggtaggtggtatgtgtgaaagtaacatccacatggatggcaggacccaaggtttcccagcagaacattgcccaaagcatcacactgccttcaCCAACTTGCCTTCTTCCAAGGCTTACCCGGGGAACAcaaggcaccaggatgcactatggtgcatcctggtgccttgTGTTCCCCGGGTAAGCGACACACATGCACCCGGcaatccacgtgatgtaaaagaaaatgtgattcatcagaccaggccaccttcttccattgctctgtggtccagttctgatgctcacgtgcccttgCCGGTGGACAGGGCTTAGCATGGGCATCTTGACTGGCCTACGGCAGcctcatacacaacaaactgcgatgcactgtgtattttgacacttttctatcagaaccagcattaacttcttcagcaatttgagctacagtagctcgtctgttggatcggaccacacgggtcagccttcgctccccatgtgcatcaatgagccttggccgcccatgaccctgttgctggtttaccactgttccttccttggaccacttttgatagatactgaccactgcagactgggaacaccccacaagagctgcagttttggagatgctctgacccagttgtctagccatcacaatttggccctcgtcaaactcgctcaaatgcttacgcatttttcctgcttctaacatcaactttgaggataaaatgttcacttgctgcctaatatatcccacccactaacaggtgccgtgatgaaaagataatcagcgttatttacttcacctgtcagtggtcattatgttatgcctggtcagtgtatatgtatattgtgaCGTGGTTTTGTTTGATATTTAATAGTTTTTCTTTAcagttatttaatttatattatggTTTATACATTTTGCTTGACCTTTATTTACCCCTTTTTACCAGTAAAGCCAATAATTCTAGATCCGTAATGATCTGTAATTTGTCTTCCAAACTGTTTTCCAGAATGAAGTAACACTGCTCAAGTCAGAGGTTATTCAACTAAAGCAGCTTCTTTTGGCTCATAAAGACTGCCCTGTTACTGAGAGACAACAAGTAACACAAGGTGGGTAAGGcatgcatatactgtacatggtaTCAGGTTTATTAGTTACACCTACCTCATacttatacatatatactgtatatacacagtcaagtcacattattatgatcaATTCCTACTTTCAACAGC contains:
- the creb5a gene encoding cyclic AMP-responsive element-binding protein 5 isoform X2; its protein translation is MNTEQGGSYICNAPGCAQRFSREDHLIIHRHKHEMTLKFPSIRCDNPLSDQTPTPTRFLRNCEEVGLFSDLELDQTSEEEEEDIKQSFAVQNSLTSRQSDCQVFQQQQQQRQCALDQLHENHLHAQSSHASSHCSVARHSTHSTPNTHSAAGCLYNQQQLPAPCAMQAASTMHMNSQLTMDSSMPGIPGPTHSGSCLTLQRLKVMPCQTHPVVSSGNSNAMDHMTEMMSAPAPQHSRGVLPLTHMSSPPHHSYQQQCPGQSQQRHAHHHHHHHQSPEHHSHSCAHHSPPAHQHPGPANPPASHMAHHPSPSQISPVPKNTACVHSPPQSSGGKRRRTADDDPDERRRKFLERNRAAATRCRQKRKVWVTSLEKKAEELTHTNLQLQNEVTLLKSEVIQLKQLLLAHKDCPVTERQQVTQAAVHSS
- the creb5a gene encoding cyclic AMP-responsive element-binding protein 5 isoform X1, producing the protein MNTEQGGSYICNAPGCAQRFSREDHLIIHRHKHEMTLKFPSIRCDNPLSDQTPTPTRFLRNCEEVGLFSDLELDQTSEEEEEDIKQSFAVQNSLTSRQSDCQVFQQQQQQRQCALDQLHENHLHAQSSHASSHCSVARHSTHSTPNTHSAAGCLYNQQQLPAPCAMQAASTMHMNSQLTMDSSMPGIPGPTHSGSCLTLQRLKVMPCQTHPVVSSGNSNAMDHMTEMMSAPAPQHSRGVLPLTHMSSPPHHSYQQQCPGQSQQRHAHHHHHHHQSPEHHSHSCAHHSPPAHQHPGPANPPASHMAHHPSPSQISPVPKNTACVHSPPQSSGGKRRRTADDDPDERRRKFLERNRAAATRCRQKRKVWVTSLEKKAEELTHTNLQLQNEVTLLKSEVIQLKQLLLAHKDCPVTERQQVTQVGSPTGSPIQTHAIQHNSISTSSTTTAHTQHLVTHSHSAS